The Setaria italica strain Yugu1 chromosome IX, Setaria_italica_v2.0, whole genome shotgun sequence genome has a window encoding:
- the LOC101757425 gene encoding protein NRT1/ PTR FAMILY 8.3 isoform X3, translating into METADEEIPLVAHHLQPPPQVVASEYASDGSVDINKQPAVKRSTGKWRACYLILGVEFCETMAFGAISTNLVTFLTTVLHERKVDAARNVSAWLGACCLSPLLGAFFADTYWGRYWTIVASVPVYIIAMLILIASASLPVFSASSYHDVHSAAVYLGLYLLAISNGGLKPCISTFGADQFDINDRVELAQKGSFFNWYFFLTSTSSLLSGTVIVWLEDNVGWAVGYVIPAVLMLFFFVVFVAGSRIYRFRGMEASPLTSIFQVVVAAVRKWHLQLPEDSSLLYERSPSTAEASQKNKHSNRFRFFDKAAIAPSDNESVVQMSSWRLCTVSQVEELKMLLSMSPTWGSFVIFYSVSAQMQSTLVEQGMFMDKHVGSFAIPPASMPTVSVCSFLIWIPIYETILIPLARRFTGKEKGISQSQRLGIGQALSTLTMVLAALLETRRLAIAEANGLKHQDVPVPISILWQVPLYLVHGAAAVFGGIGLTEFFYDEAPVTMRSLCAALGQLATAAGSYFSSAVLSIVAVATTRGGEPGWIPDNLNEGHLDYFFWMMAALSFLNLVLFVGYSMRHKRI; encoded by the exons ATGGAAACAGCAGACGAGGAGATCCCGCTGGTTGCTCACCATCTCCAACCTCCTCCTCAG GTTGTAGCGTCAGAGTATGCAAGTGATGGATCAGTTGATATCAACAAACAACCTGCTGTCAAGCGCAGCACAGGGAAATGGAGGGCATGCTATCTCATCTTAG GTGTTGAATTCTGCGAAACCATGGCGTTCGGTGCAATCTCAACGAATTTAGTGACCTTTCTCACCACTGTGCTCCACGAAAGAAAGGTGGACGCAGCAAGAAATGTCTCCGCCTGGCTCGGAGCATGCTGCCTGTCACCACTTCTTGGAGCTTTCTTTGCAGACACTTACTGGGGAAGATACTGGACCATTGTTGCATCCGTCCCAGTCTACATCATC GCAATGCTCATTCTGATAGCTTCAGCATCACTCCCAGTATTCTCAGCGTCCTCCTACCATGATGTTCATAGTGCAGCGGTTTACCTTGGACTCTACCTTCTTGCCATTTCGAATGGCGGTCTCAAGCCTTGCATTTCAACCTTCGGGGCTGACCAGTTTGACATCAATGACCGGGTGGAGCTGGCCCAGAAGGGCTCCTTCTTCAACTGGTACTTTTTCTTGACCAGCACCAGCTCCCTTCTGTCTGGCACAGTGATTGTTTGGCTGGAGGACAATGTTGGGTGGGCGGTCGGCTACGTCATCCCAGCAGTGCTCATGCTCTTCTTTTTCGTGGTATTTGTCGCCGGCTCGAggatatatagatttaggggaaTGGAAGCAAGCCCCCTTACAAGCATTTTTCAAGTGGTTGTTGCTGCTGTCAGGAAGTGGCATTTGCAATTGCCGGAAGACAGCTCGCTTCTGTATGAGCGTTCGCCTTCTACAGCTGAAGCAAGTCAAAAGAACAAGCATTCCAATCGGTTCAG GTTCTTTGACAAGGCTGCCATTGCCCCATCAGACAATGAATCCGTGGTGCAGATGAGTTCATGGAGACTCTGCACAGTGTCACAAGTTGAGGAGCTAAAGATGCTGCTTTCGATGTCCCCAACCTGGGGGTCATTTGTGATATTTTATTCAGTCTCCGCTCAGATGCAATCAACATTGGTTGAGCAAGGCATGTTCATGGATAAACATGTTGGCTCGTTTGCCATCCCACCTGCATCCATGCCCACTGTTAGTGTGTGCAGCTTCCTCATCTGGATTCCCATATATGAAACCATCTTAATACCATTGGCGCGTCGCTTCACCGGCAAAGAGAAAGGCATCTCCCAGTCGCAGCGCCTTGGAATTGGCCAAGCTCTGTCCACACTAACCATGGTGCTTGCTGCATTGTTGGAGACAAGGAGACTGGCGATCGCGGAAGCCAACGGCCTGAAACATCAGGATGTGCCCGTGCCAATCAGCATCTTGTGGCAGGTGCCACTTTACTTGGTGCATGGTGCAGCCGCGGTCTTTGGTGGCATTGGCTTGACTGAGTTCTTTTACGACGAAGCCCCAGTGACCATGAGGAGCCTGTGCGCAGCGCTCGGGCAACTTGCAACTGCTGCCGGGTCTTACTTCAGCTCAGCTGTGCTCAGCATTGTTGCAGTGGCCACAACACGCGGTGGCGAACCTGGGTGGATTCCAGACAACCTGAATGAAGGCCATCTCGACTATTTCTTCTGGATGATGGCTGCTCTAAGCTTTCTGAATTTGGTTCTGTTTGTGGGTTACTCAATGAGGCATAAAAGAATATAA
- the LOC101757425 gene encoding protein NRT1/ PTR FAMILY 8.3 isoform X1, with translation MLLSSSCKEAAMETADEEIPLVAHHLQPPPQVVASEYASDGSVDINKQPAVKRSTGKWRACYLILGVEFCETMAFGAISTNLVTFLTTVLHERKVDAARNVSAWLGACCLSPLLGAFFADTYWGRYWTIVASVPVYIIAMLILIASASLPVFSASSYHDVHSAAVYLGLYLLAISNGGLKPCISTFGADQFDINDRVELAQKGSFFNWYFFLTSTSSLLSGTVIVWLEDNVGWAVGYVIPAVLMLFFFVVFVAGSRIYRFRGMEASPLTSIFQVVVAAVRKWHLQLPEDSSLLYERSPSTAEASQKNKHSNRFRFFDKAAIAPSDNESVVQMSSWRLCTVSQVEELKMLLSMSPTWGSFVIFYSVSAQMQSTLVEQGMFMDKHVGSFAIPPASMPTVSVCSFLIWIPIYETILIPLARRFTGKEKGISQSQRLGIGQALSTLTMVLAALLETRRLAIAEANGLKHQDVPVPISILWQVPLYLVHGAAAVFGGIGLTEFFYDEAPVTMRSLCAALGQLATAAGSYFSSAVLSIVAVATTRGGEPGWIPDNLNEGHLDYFFWMMAALSFLNLVLFVGYSMRHKRI, from the exons ATgttgctttcttcttcttgcaaa GAGGCTGCTATGGAAACAGCAGACGAGGAGATCCCGCTGGTTGCTCACCATCTCCAACCTCCTCCTCAG GTTGTAGCGTCAGAGTATGCAAGTGATGGATCAGTTGATATCAACAAACAACCTGCTGTCAAGCGCAGCACAGGGAAATGGAGGGCATGCTATCTCATCTTAG GTGTTGAATTCTGCGAAACCATGGCGTTCGGTGCAATCTCAACGAATTTAGTGACCTTTCTCACCACTGTGCTCCACGAAAGAAAGGTGGACGCAGCAAGAAATGTCTCCGCCTGGCTCGGAGCATGCTGCCTGTCACCACTTCTTGGAGCTTTCTTTGCAGACACTTACTGGGGAAGATACTGGACCATTGTTGCATCCGTCCCAGTCTACATCATC GCAATGCTCATTCTGATAGCTTCAGCATCACTCCCAGTATTCTCAGCGTCCTCCTACCATGATGTTCATAGTGCAGCGGTTTACCTTGGACTCTACCTTCTTGCCATTTCGAATGGCGGTCTCAAGCCTTGCATTTCAACCTTCGGGGCTGACCAGTTTGACATCAATGACCGGGTGGAGCTGGCCCAGAAGGGCTCCTTCTTCAACTGGTACTTTTTCTTGACCAGCACCAGCTCCCTTCTGTCTGGCACAGTGATTGTTTGGCTGGAGGACAATGTTGGGTGGGCGGTCGGCTACGTCATCCCAGCAGTGCTCATGCTCTTCTTTTTCGTGGTATTTGTCGCCGGCTCGAggatatatagatttaggggaaTGGAAGCAAGCCCCCTTACAAGCATTTTTCAAGTGGTTGTTGCTGCTGTCAGGAAGTGGCATTTGCAATTGCCGGAAGACAGCTCGCTTCTGTATGAGCGTTCGCCTTCTACAGCTGAAGCAAGTCAAAAGAACAAGCATTCCAATCGGTTCAG GTTCTTTGACAAGGCTGCCATTGCCCCATCAGACAATGAATCCGTGGTGCAGATGAGTTCATGGAGACTCTGCACAGTGTCACAAGTTGAGGAGCTAAAGATGCTGCTTTCGATGTCCCCAACCTGGGGGTCATTTGTGATATTTTATTCAGTCTCCGCTCAGATGCAATCAACATTGGTTGAGCAAGGCATGTTCATGGATAAACATGTTGGCTCGTTTGCCATCCCACCTGCATCCATGCCCACTGTTAGTGTGTGCAGCTTCCTCATCTGGATTCCCATATATGAAACCATCTTAATACCATTGGCGCGTCGCTTCACCGGCAAAGAGAAAGGCATCTCCCAGTCGCAGCGCCTTGGAATTGGCCAAGCTCTGTCCACACTAACCATGGTGCTTGCTGCATTGTTGGAGACAAGGAGACTGGCGATCGCGGAAGCCAACGGCCTGAAACATCAGGATGTGCCCGTGCCAATCAGCATCTTGTGGCAGGTGCCACTTTACTTGGTGCATGGTGCAGCCGCGGTCTTTGGTGGCATTGGCTTGACTGAGTTCTTTTACGACGAAGCCCCAGTGACCATGAGGAGCCTGTGCGCAGCGCTCGGGCAACTTGCAACTGCTGCCGGGTCTTACTTCAGCTCAGCTGTGCTCAGCATTGTTGCAGTGGCCACAACACGCGGTGGCGAACCTGGGTGGATTCCAGACAACCTGAATGAAGGCCATCTCGACTATTTCTTCTGGATGATGGCTGCTCTAAGCTTTCTGAATTTGGTTCTGTTTGTGGGTTACTCAATGAGGCATAAAAGAATATAA
- the LOC101757425 gene encoding protein NRT1/ PTR FAMILY 8.3 isoform X2, giving the protein MIDEAAMETADEEIPLVAHHLQPPPQVVASEYASDGSVDINKQPAVKRSTGKWRACYLILGVEFCETMAFGAISTNLVTFLTTVLHERKVDAARNVSAWLGACCLSPLLGAFFADTYWGRYWTIVASVPVYIIAMLILIASASLPVFSASSYHDVHSAAVYLGLYLLAISNGGLKPCISTFGADQFDINDRVELAQKGSFFNWYFFLTSTSSLLSGTVIVWLEDNVGWAVGYVIPAVLMLFFFVVFVAGSRIYRFRGMEASPLTSIFQVVVAAVRKWHLQLPEDSSLLYERSPSTAEASQKNKHSNRFRFFDKAAIAPSDNESVVQMSSWRLCTVSQVEELKMLLSMSPTWGSFVIFYSVSAQMQSTLVEQGMFMDKHVGSFAIPPASMPTVSVCSFLIWIPIYETILIPLARRFTGKEKGISQSQRLGIGQALSTLTMVLAALLETRRLAIAEANGLKHQDVPVPISILWQVPLYLVHGAAAVFGGIGLTEFFYDEAPVTMRSLCAALGQLATAAGSYFSSAVLSIVAVATTRGGEPGWIPDNLNEGHLDYFFWMMAALSFLNLVLFVGYSMRHKRI; this is encoded by the exons ATGATTGAT GAGGCTGCTATGGAAACAGCAGACGAGGAGATCCCGCTGGTTGCTCACCATCTCCAACCTCCTCCTCAG GTTGTAGCGTCAGAGTATGCAAGTGATGGATCAGTTGATATCAACAAACAACCTGCTGTCAAGCGCAGCACAGGGAAATGGAGGGCATGCTATCTCATCTTAG GTGTTGAATTCTGCGAAACCATGGCGTTCGGTGCAATCTCAACGAATTTAGTGACCTTTCTCACCACTGTGCTCCACGAAAGAAAGGTGGACGCAGCAAGAAATGTCTCCGCCTGGCTCGGAGCATGCTGCCTGTCACCACTTCTTGGAGCTTTCTTTGCAGACACTTACTGGGGAAGATACTGGACCATTGTTGCATCCGTCCCAGTCTACATCATC GCAATGCTCATTCTGATAGCTTCAGCATCACTCCCAGTATTCTCAGCGTCCTCCTACCATGATGTTCATAGTGCAGCGGTTTACCTTGGACTCTACCTTCTTGCCATTTCGAATGGCGGTCTCAAGCCTTGCATTTCAACCTTCGGGGCTGACCAGTTTGACATCAATGACCGGGTGGAGCTGGCCCAGAAGGGCTCCTTCTTCAACTGGTACTTTTTCTTGACCAGCACCAGCTCCCTTCTGTCTGGCACAGTGATTGTTTGGCTGGAGGACAATGTTGGGTGGGCGGTCGGCTACGTCATCCCAGCAGTGCTCATGCTCTTCTTTTTCGTGGTATTTGTCGCCGGCTCGAggatatatagatttaggggaaTGGAAGCAAGCCCCCTTACAAGCATTTTTCAAGTGGTTGTTGCTGCTGTCAGGAAGTGGCATTTGCAATTGCCGGAAGACAGCTCGCTTCTGTATGAGCGTTCGCCTTCTACAGCTGAAGCAAGTCAAAAGAACAAGCATTCCAATCGGTTCAG GTTCTTTGACAAGGCTGCCATTGCCCCATCAGACAATGAATCCGTGGTGCAGATGAGTTCATGGAGACTCTGCACAGTGTCACAAGTTGAGGAGCTAAAGATGCTGCTTTCGATGTCCCCAACCTGGGGGTCATTTGTGATATTTTATTCAGTCTCCGCTCAGATGCAATCAACATTGGTTGAGCAAGGCATGTTCATGGATAAACATGTTGGCTCGTTTGCCATCCCACCTGCATCCATGCCCACTGTTAGTGTGTGCAGCTTCCTCATCTGGATTCCCATATATGAAACCATCTTAATACCATTGGCGCGTCGCTTCACCGGCAAAGAGAAAGGCATCTCCCAGTCGCAGCGCCTTGGAATTGGCCAAGCTCTGTCCACACTAACCATGGTGCTTGCTGCATTGTTGGAGACAAGGAGACTGGCGATCGCGGAAGCCAACGGCCTGAAACATCAGGATGTGCCCGTGCCAATCAGCATCTTGTGGCAGGTGCCACTTTACTTGGTGCATGGTGCAGCCGCGGTCTTTGGTGGCATTGGCTTGACTGAGTTCTTTTACGACGAAGCCCCAGTGACCATGAGGAGCCTGTGCGCAGCGCTCGGGCAACTTGCAACTGCTGCCGGGTCTTACTTCAGCTCAGCTGTGCTCAGCATTGTTGCAGTGGCCACAACACGCGGTGGCGAACCTGGGTGGATTCCAGACAACCTGAATGAAGGCCATCTCGACTATTTCTTCTGGATGATGGCTGCTCTAAGCTTTCTGAATTTGGTTCTGTTTGTGGGTTACTCAATGAGGCATAAAAGAATATAA